The Stigmatella aurantiaca DW4/3-1 genome contains the following window.
AGCTCTCGCGAGATGCGCTCCTTGAGCAGCGTCACACCGATGGAGTTCAGGCCCAGCTCGAAGAAGGTCCGTCCCCGTATGTCGAGCCCGGCAGGGTCCGCCTCCAGTACACCCGCGACTTGCGCGAGGAGAAACGCCGCCAACCGGGCCTCGCGCTGACCGGCAGGCGCTTCCCGGAGCTCCCTGGCGGCATTCGCCTGAGGAGGCGGCGCGGTGGCAACGTCTGGCCGCGTATCCGTCGGTGCCCGGCTCACTTCTCCGGCCGACAACCACTCTGGCCAGAGACGTTGCCGCTGGAAGGGATAGCCCGGCAGGCTCACGCAACGTCCGCCCGCCATGGAGAGTGCCTCCCACGAAGGCATCCCCCCTTCGACGTAAGCCCTCCCCGCTTCGATCCGTTCAGGTGGCTGACCGTCTTCCACCAGGAGCAGTTGCCCGGAAGCGCGCGCGAGCTCACCGAGGAGCCTCACCAGCCCCTCCTGTCCACCCGCGATCACCGCCGCGCGATGGCGGTGGTGCTGCCGCTTGAGCGCGGCCGTGAAGCAAACATCCTCCGGCCCCGTCTCCTGGGTGACCGGCCCCGCGAGAAAGTCCCGGAACTGGAGCGCTTGGGCGCGCAGCGCCTCGGGGGAGAGCGCGGAAAGCACCAAGAGATGACCCGGAGTGCCAGTGCTGGACGTCGGTGGCACACGGGCCTCCGGCGCGGCCTCCAGGACCACGAAGGCGTTCGAGCCCCCGAGCGAGGTGGACACGACGCCCGCCCGTCTGGGCTCACCTGTTCCGCGCTCTGGCCAGGGCTCCCGCTTCGACTGGATGCGCAGGCCGAGTTCCTCGAAGTCGATCTGCGGATTGGGCGTCTCCACATGGATCGTCGGCAGCAGGGTCCGGTGGTACAGGGACAGGCAGACCTTGATGAACTGCGCGATGCCGGCCGCTGCCCCCATGTAGCCCAGGTTGTTGCTGACGGCCCCCAACCGGCAGGGAAATGGCCGCTCCTTCCCGAGCACCTCGCCGATGGCCTCGGCCTCGGCCGCATCCCCCTTGAGGAAAGACGAGCCGTGGAGCTCGACGTAGTCGAGGCTGGCCGCCTCCACCCCGCCCCGCTCACAAGCGTGGCGGATGACCTCCGCCTGGGCCGGGACACTGGAGGCCATGATCCATTCGTTCCGGCCGTTGTGGTTGACGGCGCTGCCGCGAATCACCGCATACACACGATCGCTGGCATCGACCCGGGACAGAGGCTTGAGCACCACCACCCCGGCCCCCTCGCCTCGGATGTAACCGTCGGCCTCCGCATCCAAGGTCCGGCACTGGCCTCGGGCCGAGAGAACCCCAGCCTGGGACAGCATGATGCTGCTCTCCGGCGACAGCATGAGATCCACGCCGCCAGCGAGCGCCAGATCCACCTCGCCCAGCGCCAGGCTCCGGCACGCCTCATGGAGGGCGGCCGTCGACGAGGCGCACCCCACGCTCGCGCAGGTGCTCGGGCCCCGGAGATCAAACGCGTACGAAATCCGGTTCGCCGCGAACGAGGGCGTCGTGCCGAGCAACGCGTAGCCATCCAGGGCCGTCCAGTCCCGGGCCAGCATTCTCTGGAAGTCGTTGAAGTTGAGGCCCACGAAGACGCCCGTACGGCTTCCGCGCAAGGCATCGAAGGGAATGCCGGCGTCTTCCAGGGCGTACCACGCGCTCTCGAACAACACGCGATGCTGGGGATCCATCTGCCGCAGCTCGCGCTTCGGAAGACGGAACGCGTTGGGGTCCGCTGTCTCCAGGCCGTTGATCAGACCAGCCCGGCGGTGACGAATCTTTCCTGGACGATCGGGAGCCGGATCATACAGCGCCGTCAGATCCCAGCGGCTGGACGGAATGTCCGCAGTCGCGTCGGTTCCTTCAGACAGAAGACTCCACAACTGCTGCGGGCTCTCAGCTCCTGGAAAACGAAGCCCGAGTCCAACGATGGCGATCGGCTCGTACTGCATAGGGTCTAGGGCTACGATTCACAGGTGTTCTCGGTACAACCCATTGTTTGATACTGAATCGAGCCTAGGGCACGGTCATTGGAGGGTCAAGGACCCAGGAAGATCGGCTCAAGTCACTGGAACCCTTGGGTAACGCAGGGTGCGCGCTGATAAGGACGACATGGACTTCAGTTGGACGAGCGAGCAGCTGGAACTGTATGACCGCGCGCTGGATTTCGCCCGGGCGAATCTTTCTGATGATCCGAAGCGCACCGAGGGGAAGTTCCCTCGCACGCTGTGGCAGCGATGTGGCGAGTTCGGCTTCTTGGGTCTGCCCGTGCCCGAACGTCATGGCGGTCTTGGGCTCGACACGCTGACGACCGCCCGGGTGATGGAGGCGCTGGGGCGCGGGTGCGTCGATACGGGGCTGGTCTTCTCCGCGGGGGCGCACCTCTTCGCCTGCGTCATGCCCATTCTCGAAGCGGGCGATGACCGGCAGAAAACCCAGTACCTTCCCCGGCTCTGCTCGGGAGAGTGGGTGGGCGCCAACGCCATCTCCGAGCCCGAGGCAGGCTCCGATGTTTTCGCCCTCAAGACGCGTGCGGTGCGCGACGGCGACAGCTACGTGCTCGACGGAGGCAAGAGCTACGTCACCAACGGCCCGGATGCCGATGTCTTCCTGGTCTACGCCGTCACCCACCCCACATCCGGATACTTGGGCCTGAGCGCTTTTCTCATCGAGAAGAAGACGCCGGGCCTCTCCGTGGGGAGGCCCTTCGAGAAGATGGGCCTGTCGACCTCGCCCATCGCGCCCATCTATCTGGAAGGCTGCCGGGTGCCCGCTTCCGCGATGCTCGGTGCCGAGGGCCAAGGGGCCCCGCTCTTCAAGCGCTCCATGCAGTGGGAGCGAGCCTGCCTCTTCGCCGCCTACGTGGGCGTCATGGAGCGGGTGCTCGAACAGACGGTGGACTTCGCCCGTCAGCGCAAGCAGTTCAAGCGCGCCATCGGGAAAAATCAGGCCATCTCCCACCGGCTGGCGGACATGAAGCTGCGGCTCGAATCCTCGCGGCTCCTGCTGTACCGCGCTTGCTGGTTGATGGATCGCGGCCAGGAGGCCTCCATGGAGGTGTCGCTGGCCAAGCTGGCGATCAGCGAGGCCGCCGTCCAGTGCGGTCTGGACACCCTCCAGATCCACGGTGGCATGGGGTACGTGACCGAGACGGGCATCGAGCGGGTGCTGCGAGACGCCATCCCCAGCACGATCTTCTCCGGCACCTCGGAGATTCAACGGGACATCATCGCCAGCAACCTGGGCCTATGACGCTCGATCAGATCGTGATCCGCAGCGCGGCGCGGGCCCCCGAGGCCGTCGCCGTCCAAGGTCCCGACGCGACGCTCACCTACGGCCAGCTCGACGCGCTCGCCAACCGGATTGCCCGCGCCCTTCAGGGGCTGGGGGTCAAGAAAGGGGACAGGGTGGGGCTGTGGACGGAGAAGTCCACGCGCGCGGTGGCCGCAATGCAGGGGATTGCCCGGCTGGGTGCCGCCTACGTGCCGCTGGATCCCCTGAATCCCGCCGTACGGACGCGGATCATCCTCGACGACTGCCGCATCGACGTGCTGGTGACCAGCGCCTCGCGCGCCGCGGAGCTCCACTCCGGTGGCATGGACCGGCTCCGCTTCCTGTTGGTGGATGACGAGGGCCCCTCGCTCCCGTGGTCCCGGCTGGCTGAATTTTCGGATGCGCCGCTGCCCCACCACGGCTCGGACGACCATGATCTGGCCTACATCCTCTACACCTCTGGCTCCACCGGAACGCCCAAAGGCGTGTGCATCAGCCAGCGGAACGCGCTGGCGTTCATCGAGTGGTGTCACGGGCTGCTGAACACCACCCCGGCCGATCGCTTCAGCAACCACGCGCCGTTCTTCTTCGATCTTTCGGTGCTGGATCTCTACGCGGCGTTCCTGGGGGGGGCCTCGGTCACCCTCATCCCCGAGGCACTGGCTTTCGCACCCGAGAAGCTGGTGGAGCTGGTGCTGCGCGAGCGGTTCAGCATCTGGTACTCGGTGCCCTCCGCGCTCACCCTGATGATGCAACAAGGCGGGCTGCTGAATCACCCGGAGCTTCCCTTCCGGGCCGTGCTGTTCGCGGGAGAGCCCTTCCCCATCAAGCACCTGCGTCCCCTCCGAGAGCACCTCCCAGCCGCACGGTTCTTCAACCTGTATGGCCCCACCGAGACGAATGTCTGCACCTTCCACGAAGTGACGGACATTTCTCCCGAGCGTACCGAGCCCGTTCCGATCGGCCGGGCCAGTTGTGGGGACCAGGTGTGGCTCGCCAGGCCACCGGACTCCGAGCCTTCCCAGCAGGCAGAGGGCGGCGAGGTGGGCGAACTGATGGTGGCCGGCCCCACGGTGATGCTGGGCTATTGGGGCCACCCCCCTCAAGGGGACCAGCCCTACGCCACCGGGGATCTCTGCCGCCGCCTTCCCGATGGCACCTTCGAGTACCTCGGCCGCCGCGACAACATGTTGAAGGTGCGGGGGCGGCGGATCGAACCCGGCGAGATCGAAGCCGCATTGCTCACCCACCCGGACATCCGAGAGGTGGGCGTGGTGGCCTCGGGCGCTGGCCTGGAAGCGCGGCTGGTGGCGTTCCTGGTCAGCGCCTCCGCCACCGCTCCCTCGCTCCTCAAGGTGAAGAAGCACTGCGCCGAGCGGCTGCCGCGCTACATGATCGTCGATGAGGTGCGTGTCCTCGCGGAAATGCCACGGACGCAGAACGGCAAGCTCGACCGGCGAGCGCTGCAGGCCCTGACGCAACAGCGTCCGCCAGGTTGAAGTCCGCGACGGCGGGGGCCGCTCACTCCGCTCCGAGGAAGGACTCGGCCTTCACATAAGGCAGGCTGGCGGCGATGCCCCGCTCCTGGCACCAGGCCATGAGCTTGCGCGCCTCCAGGATCTGCGGCGAGTTTTCCTGGTACCCCATGGCCATCACGTGGCCCATCCACGGCTCCCGGCCCATGGCGTAAACGCAGACCTGGCTCGGGTGGAGGCGCTTGACGATTTCAATGGCCCGCTCGCTGTTGGAGCCATTGAGCCTCCGGGATTGATCCTGCTTGCGCGGCAAGGGAGCAGGCAGGAGCGGTCCGTACATCCAGCTGAGCGGTCCGCCTTCGGACTCCATGCCAATGAACAGGGCGTCAACGTCTCCCACCGCGGCATGGACGTGATCATACAGGCGCGGCTCGATGGCGTTGGAGTCCGCGGCCATCAAGAGCGACTTGCCTTCCAGCCGGACCAGGTGCGCGAGCTTCGCCCGGATGTTCAGGTCCCCGTGCTCTCCGATGAAGGGCATTCCCATGAGAGAGCCCCCTGGGATGTCCAGCGACTCCAGCTCGCCCAGGGTCACCACGTGGCGGAACCCCACGTGCTGCAACAACAGCTTGAGAGAGGGGTCCGCGAGGCTTCCACCATCGCTGGAGGGAACCACGATCGTGCCGATCCGGTTGCGCAGCGGCAGCAGCGTCTCCAGCATCAAATGATCCGCGTGCCCGTGGGTGATCAGGACGTAATCGATCTTCTCGGGAAGATCCGAGTGGGTGTACCGGGGCAGATCCGTGGGGAAGTCATAGCTGACCACGGGATCCGTGAGGATGCTCACGTCCTTCGACTCGATGAGGACACAGGCGTGGCCAAAGTAGCGCACCCGGACGCCCTTGCCGCTGTAGCGGGGTGTCTGGCGGGGAGGCTCTTCCGTGAAGAAAGACGAGAACCGCTCCGTGTGCTCCGGTGCGATTCCCAGCGCCTCCTGGATGGGCGCCACCGGCGCCGGCGTATGCCGCATGGCGAAGAGCGCATCGAGTGCCCCGTGCCGGAAGGGCACGTGCACATGCAGCGTGTCCTTCTGTGAGTCGAGCCGGGGGGTACTGAAGACATACGGCCGCGCGTCTCCTTCGAGCAGCCGGAGCGCCACGCTCTGAGCGGACTCCTGGTAGTGGGGGCTCCGGTAGAGCAGGGCCTCGAAGAAGCGGGGCGATGCGCGGTTGTTGAGATCGTACGTGAGTTCCACGTACCCCTGGAGGATGTCGGGCACCTTCCGGTACAGTTCCTCGAGCGAGGAGCCGTTGGCGGTGGCCAGCAATTTGTCCAGCTCCGCCACGGCCTGCGCGAACTTCAACGAGGAGGCCTGCTCCCGCTGGGTGCGCTCCAGCAATGCCTTGACCTCCCCTGCCCGCTCCGCGCCATGGTTGATGTACGGCCCTCCCATCAGCGCGGGGTTCTTCAACGCGGCGACATGGACGGCGGGCATCGAGACAAACGACTGCATGATCTTCATATGCAGGTTCGCCACGAAGAGCGGCGCAGTCGCGGGCGCGACCAGATACCACCACGCGTACCACTGGTTGTAGAGCGGTTCGGCGGCGGCGTTGGGCTTCAGGTACTTCGCGGGCTGGGACATGGGCTTCACCCCCTTCTCGAAACGGCTTCGGTTGCCAGGCTTTGCCGCAGGACCTTCAGTTGCGCGAAGTCTGCGCTTCCATCTTCTTGCGCAGGCTCAGAGGACGCATGTCCGTCCAGACCTGCTTGATGTACTCCAGGCACTCGGCCTTGGCGCCCTGCTTGCCAGCATCCTTCCAGCCCAGTGCGTTCTCGCGATCCGCAGGCCAGATGGAGTACTGCTCCTCGTGGTTCATCACCACCTTGTAGATTGCCGTGTCCTCTTGCTCATTCGTAGCCATCGCGCGACTCCTGGACGGGGTGAGCCATGCGGTGCATGGCTGGTTTCAGGGAGAGCGACTCTATCGCATAATCCTTGATACCATGACATCCTCGAATTCCAGCTCCACAGCCCAGCAGGCAGCCGAAGCGCTCGCTCAGGCGCGCCGCTTCTCCCGGACCCTTCAAGACCGGACCGCCACGCGCACCCAGCGCTTCTCCAGGGGGACGGCGTTGTTCAACGACCGGTTCCCCAAGTCATGGGCCCATAACTTCCTGCGCGTGGATCCTCCCTCGGAGGGGATTTCGGCCCAAGCGCTCGCGGTCCAGGCCGAAGTCCTGCACGGCGAGGCGGGGCACTCCCATCGGCGCCTCTGGGTGGATGACGCGGCCACCGGCGAGCGGCTCCTGGAGAGCCTTGGCCCGCTCGGCTGGCAGACCCAGTGTGAGTGGGTGATGGCGCACTTCGACGAAGTGCCCGCCCCGGATCCCCGCATCACCGTCCAGGAGTTCTCTCACGAGGGCATGCGCCCTTTCTGGGAGGAGATGTTCCGCCGGATGGAGTTCGTTCGGGACGAAAAGACGGTGCAGCAATTGACCGAGCGCAACCTCCTCCTCGGCCAGCAGTCCTCCGTCCGGCACTTCGGCGCGGTCTTCGAGGGACGCATCGTCAGCGCGTGCGACCTCTACCCGGGGGAAGGCTTGGCGGAAATCCAGGACGTGGAGACGCTGGAGGAGTTCCGGAAGCAGGGGTTCTCCCGCGCGGTCATGAGGACAGCGTTGCGCGCCGCTCGGGAGCGCGGCGCCGCCTTCACGTTCCTCACCACCGACTCAGACGATTGGCCCAAGGAGTTCTATGGCCGACTCGGCTTTCAGCCGGTGGGGAAGTTCTTCGTCTTCGTCAGAACTCCCCCCCAGACCTGATTGAGCAGATGCCCCCGTGGGCTACTCCTCTTCTTCTTCTTCCTCATCGTCGTCCTCGTAGCGCGAGACGGCGATGAGCGGGGGCGCTTCCAGCTCCGGCGCTCCTTTTGGAAGCGCTTCCAGCCGGGCGGCGATTCCAGCCACCGTCGCGTTCTCGAACAGGGTGACCACCGGCAGTTCCGCCTGAAGCTCCTGCCGCACCTTCGAGATGATCTGGATGGCCATGAGTGAGTGGCCACCGAGATCGAAGAAGTTGTCGGTCACCCCCACCCTCGGCACTCCCAACACCTCCTGCCAGATCCCCGCCAGCTTCTTCTCCATCTCCGTCCGCGGCGCCACGTACTCCGCCCGCTCTGTCCCGTACTCCGGCGCCGGCAGCGCCTTGCGATCCACCTTCCCGTTGTGCGTCAGCGGCAGCGCCTCCATCACCACCATCGCCGAGGGCACCATCGCCGCCGTCAACTGCCCCTTCAGGTACTCCGTCAGCTCCTTCCCCGTTGGCTGGGCCCCCGCCTCCTTCGCCGACACGTACCCCACCAGCCTCTTGCCCTGGCCCTCCGCACGGGCCACCACCACGCACATCCCCACCCGCGGGTGCTTCCTCAGCGCCGCCTCGATCTCTCCCAGCTCTATCCGGATGCCCCGGATCTTCACCTGGTGGTCATTTCTGCCCAGGAACTCCAGGGTGCCGTCCTCCAGGCACCTCACCAAGTCTCCGGTCCGGTAGAGCCGCTCCCCAGCTTGCGAGGCGAAGGGGTTGGGCACGTAGCTGCCCGCCGTCTTCACCGCATCTCCCAGGTAGCCCCGGCCCACTCCCACCCCGCCCACGCACAGCTCTCCAGGCACCCCCAGCGGCACCGGCTGTATCCACTCGTCCACCACGTACAGTTGCAGGTTCGGCAACGTCCCGTGAATCGGCATCCACCCCTGCTTCTGCTGCGGCGCCTTCATCATCTTGTAGTGCGTCACGTCGTCCGAGCACTCCGTCGGCCCGTACGCGTTCACCATCGGGATTCCCGGGTAGCGCTCGAACCACCTCTGGCACAACTCCGCCGGCAGCGCCTCCCCGTTGAGGAAGAACCACTTGAGCGCTGACACGTCGTACTCGTTCGGCCGGGCCTCCAGCTCCTCCAGGATGAGCTTCATGTGCGCTGGCACCGTCTCCAGCAGCGTCACCCCCTGCCTTCCCATCTCCTTGAGCAGCTTCTGCGGCTCCCACGCGCTCTCGTCCGGGAACACCGCCGTCCTTCCTCCGCTCAGCAGTGCCGACAGGAACTGCCACACCGACACGTCGAAGCTCTGCACCGCCACTTGGGCCACCACTTCCTCGGGCCCCATCCCCAAGTCCCTCACCTTGGCCATCAGGTGGTTCTTCATCCCCCGGTGCTCGATCATCGCCCCCTTGGGCACCCCCGTGGACCCGGAGGTGTACAGCACGTACGCCAGGCTCTTGGGCTCCACCTCGTGCTTCGGGTTGTGCTCCCCGCGCCCCTCGGCCAGCACGCCCTCTCGCTCCAGCACCGGCTGGCCCTGTGCAATCTCCTGCGCCAACCCTCGCGTCTTCTCCTCGCTCAGCACCCACTGGCACCCGCTCTGCTTCACCAGGCCCGCGAGCCGGGAAGCTGGCAGCGCCGGGTCCAACGGCAGGTACACCGCGTCCGCCTTGAGCACTCCCAGCAGGCTCACCAGGTACCCCACCCCTCGCTCCTGCACCACCCCCACCACCTTCTCCAGCCCTGCTCCTCTCGCCTTCAGCGCATGCGCCACTCGGTTCGCCTGCGCATTGAGCTGCCGGTAGCTCAGCGCCTGCTCCCCGCACACCACCGCCACCGCTTCCGGCGTCTTCTCCACCTGCTTCTCGAACAGCTCGCAGAACAGCTCCGGCCCTTCCTCCCGGCCCGTCTGATTCCACTTCTCCAGCACCGTCTGCCGTTCGCCTTCTCCCAACACTGGCAGCTGCCACAGCCTCTTCTCCGGCTGCTCCACCGCTCCCTTCAGCAACACTTGGTAGTGCGACATCAGCCGCTCCACCGTCTTCCTCTCGTACAGCTCCGTGTTGTACTCGACGCCGCCGTGGAGCCCTTCCGGACCCTCGATCATGGTGAGCAGAAGGTCGAACTTCGACGTCTCCGTGGTCAGCTCTTCCAGGCCCAGCGTGAGACCTTCCAGCTTGAGGCTCGCGGTAGGTGCTTTCTGAAGCTCGAAGGCGACCTGGAAGAGCGGCGTGCGCGTCAGATCCCTCTCGGGCTGCACCGCCTCCACCACCCGGTCGAAGGGCGCCTCTTGATGGGTGTACGCCTCCAGCGTCACCTTGCGCACCCGCTCCAGCAGTTCCGTGAACCGGGGGTTTCCATCCACCTGCGTGCGCAGCGCCAGCGTGTTGACGAAGAACCCAATGAGCTCCTCGATCTCCGCCTGTCCCCGGTTCGCCACGGAGGTGCCCACGACGATGTCCTGCTGCCGGGTGTAACGGGCCAGCAACGCGTTGAATCCGGCCAGCAGCGTCATGAACAGCGTCGTGCCCTGCTTGCGGCTCAGCGCCTTCAGCCCTTCCTCCAGCTCCTTCGGCAGCCGGAAGAGGTACCGGTCTCCCCTCGCGCCCTGCATGGGCCCACGCGGCCGATCCGTCTTCAGATCCAGGGGCTCCACGCCCGCCAGCTGCTTCTTCCAGTACCCGAGGTGCTTATCGAGCGTCTCACCCTTCAACCATTGCCGCTGCCACTGCGCGTAATCCGCGTACTGCACCTTCAAGGCGCTCAGCGGTGAAGGCTGTCCCGCACTGAAGGCCCCATACAAGGCCCCAAGCTCGCGGAAGAACACGCCCACCGACCACCCATCCGAGACGATGTGGTGCATGGTCAGCAGCAGCACGTGCTCCGACGGCTCCAGCTTGAGCAGCCGCGCTCGCATCAGCGGTCCTCGGCCGAGATCAAACGGCTTGCGCGCCTCCTCACCACCCATGCGCTGGAGTTCCACCGCACGAGCCCCTGGCTCCAGGTGGCTCAGATCCACCACTTCCAGTGGGATCGAGCCTGCCTTGCCAATGCGCTGCGCTGGCTGGCTTCCCTCCAGCTCGAACGTGGTGCGCAGCGCATCGTGCCGCGTGACGATCTCACTGAGGCTGCGCTCCAGGGCGTCCACATTGAGCTGACCGGTGAGCCGCAATGCGCCGGGCACGTTGTACAGCGGGCTGTGGGGCTCCAGCTGTCCCAGGACCCACAGCCGCTGCTGGGCATACGACAGCGGTGCCACCTCTCCCCGTGGCATGGGCACCACCGGAGGCAGGCTGCTCGTGCCTCCCGCCACCGCGAGCGTCTCCAGCCGCGCGGCGAGTCCCGACACCGTTGGCTCCTCGAAGAGGGCCCGCACGGGCAGTTCCACCCGCGCAGCTTCCCGGACTCGAGAGATCACCTGAATGGCGATGAGCGAATGGCCACCGAGATCGAAGAAGTTGTCGGTCACCCCCACCCTCGGCACTCCCAGCACCTCCTGCCAGATCCCCGCCAGCTTCTTCTCCATCTCCGTCCGCGGCGCCACGTACTCCGCCCGCTCTGTCCCGTACTCCGGCGCCGGCAGCGCCTTGCGGTCCACCTTCCCGTTGTGCGTCAGCGGCAGCGCCTCCATCACCACCATCGCCGAGGGCACCATCGCCGCCGTCAACTGCCCCTTCAGGTACTCCGTCAGCTCCTTCCCCGTTGGCTGGGCCCCCGCCTCCTTCGCCGACACGTACCCCACCAGCCTCTTGCCCTGGCCCTCCGCACGGGCCACCACCACGCACATCCCCACCCGCGGGTGCTTCCTTAGCGCCGCCTCGATCTCTCCCAGCTCTATCCGGATGCCCCGGATCTTCACCTGGTGGTCATTTCTGCCCAGGAACTCCAGGGTGCCGTCCTCCAGGCACCTCACCAAGTCTCCGGTCCGGTAGAGCCGCTCCCCAGCTTGCGAGGCGAAGGGGTTGGGCACGTAGCTGCCCGCCGTCTTCACCGCATCTCCCAGGTAGCCCCGGCCCACTCCCACCCCGCCCACGCACAGCTCTCCAGGCACCCCCAGCGGCACAGGCTGTATCCACTCGTCCACCACGTACAGTTGCAGGTTCGGCAGCGTCCCGTGAATCGGCATCCACCCCTGCTTCTGCTGCGGCGCCTTCATCATCTTGTAGTGCGTCACGTCGTCCGAGCACTCCGTCGGCCCGTACGCGTTCACCATCGGGATTCCCGGGTAGCGCTCGAACCACCTCTGGCACAGCTCCGCTGGCAGCGCCTCCCCGTTGAGGAAGAACCACTTGAGCGCTGACACGTCGTACTCGTTCGGCCGGGCCTCCAACTCCTCCAGGATGAGCTTCATGTGCGCTGGCACCGTCTCCAGCAGCGTCACCCCCTGCCTTCCCATCTCCTTGAGCAGCTTCTGCGGCTCCCACGCACTCTCGTCCGGGAACACCGCCGTCCTTCCTCCGCTCAGCAGTGCCGACAGGAACTGCCACACCGACACGTCGAAGCTCTGCACCGCCACCTGCGCCACCACCTCCTCGAGCCCCATCCCCAAGTCCCTCACCTTTGCCATCAGGTGATTCTTCATCCCCCGGTGCTCGATCATCGCCCCCTTGGGCACCCCCGTGGACCCGGAGGTGTACAGCACGTACGCCAGGCTCTTGGGCTCCACCTCGTGCTTCGGGTTGTGCTCCCCGCGCCCCTCGGCCAGCACGCCCTCTCGCTCCAGCACCGGCTGGCCCTGTGCAATCTCCTGCGCCAACCCTCGCGTCTTCTCCTCGCTCAGCACCCATTGGCACCCGCTCTGCTTCACCAGGCCCGCGAGCCGGGAAGCTGGCAGCGCCGGGTCCAGCGGCAGGTACACTGCGTCCGCCTTGAGCACTCCCAGCAGGCTCACCAGGTACCCCACCCCTCGCTCCTGCACTACCCCCACCACCTTCTCCAGCCCTGCTCCTCTCGCCTTCAGCGCATGCGCCACTCGGTTCGCCTGCGCATTGAGCTGCCGGTAACTCAGCGCCTGCTCTCCGCACACCACCGCCACCGCTTC
Protein-coding sequences here:
- a CDS encoding non-ribosomal peptide synthetase, whose product is MTTESARNLSVQSPELPSVVSDEVHVFPMSIGQRQIWLSEQLVPGTALYSVPAAIRLSGHLKVTALEQALQQIVARHESLRTTFTEAGSELLQVIHPERAHRLERHELGALAPSEQEETLARLSQEEGRQPFDLVQGPLLRTKLVRLAETEHVLLLTLHHIIADGWSAGVLIHELRALYGALVREQPPVLPELSIQYVDYAAWQQEHLTGDQKDALVSFWKQRLEGSPAVIALPTDRPRPKVRGYQGASQPIEFSRSLVEGLRTLAREENATLYMALLAAFQVLLSRSTGQADIVVGGSVANRNMPGTEGLIGYLANIVPLRVDLSGEPSFREVLRRVRETALEAYAHQELPLGMLIEELMPERSLGHTPIFQVIFTLTESFDDQFGMTGLATQVSEIDTGTAKYDLSLLLAEGRDGGVRGRLEYSTELYDRPKVEGLVRQLKEVLEQGVARPGERVGKLALVRGEERQRLLAQGQGQEGGYPREASIGQVFEQVVARAPQAVAVTGGGKELSYAALNHRAEQVARRLKAKGVGPEQVVALVMERSVELVEAMVGVVKAGGAYLPLDPKLPGERLEYMLKDAGARVVVTQAEWQERVRGEGWDVVVLEEEEPAEEGSWAPVAVDANSLAYVMYTSGSTGQPKGVAVTQRGVVRLVCGTDFLQVSAEDRFLHLATPSFDASTLEIWGALLNGAQLVVAPAQQLTLEELRLLLEVERISVLWLTAGLFHQMADEYPDVLGGVRQVLAGGDVLSPVHVKRVLEEGMGGRLINGYGPTENTTFTCCHVMETPEQAGPPVPIGRPIAQTGVYVLDEEMQPVPEGVVGELYTGGDGLARGYVGRPELTAEKFVPNPYGKQAGQRLYRTGDLARWRGDGSLEFVGRADTQVKVRGFRIEIGEVEGALESHPEVKAAAVVVQGEGAEGKRLVGFVVGGGRKVEVGEVRGYLEKRLPEYMVPSLLVEVEKLPLTGNGKVDRKALLAQVSEQGAGASSNYVAPRDETEQKLAELWEELLGLNRVGIHDDFFEAGGHSLLATQLGSRIREQFGVELALRQLFENSTIAELAGLIAKSAPAPSTGAEAPIRAVPRGEELPLSHTQRRLWVLDQIEPGSPLYNVAGTVSMSGELDVEALTLSLSEVVARHEALRTSFVEKAGQPFQRIHPPAPFSLVTKDLSGLEPAARQAEARRLSAEWAQRPFDLTQAPLLRAMLLRLEETEHQLLLSNHHIISDGWSVGVLIREMAACYSAFMEGRRPELPELPIQYADYAAWQTEWLRGERLEAQLSFWKKHLAGASLALDLPTDRPRPAVQSFRGDQLSITLPAALAEQLRAFSREHGVTLFMTLFAGFNALLSRYSRQEDVVVGTTIANRTRRELEGLIGFFVNTLAIRTDLSGAPRFTELLERVRQTMLAAYGHQDAPFELVVDAVQPKRDLSRTPVFQVLFDLLNSPKPRLTLPGLELSVREAETGASKFDLSVQMEDTEAGLTAVIEYNTELYERKTVERLMSHYQVLLKGAVEQPEKRLWQLPVLGEGERRTVLEKWNQTGREEGSELFCELFEKQVEKTPEAVAVVCGEQALSYRQLNAQANRVAHALKARGAGLEKVVGVVQERGVGYLVSLLGVLKADAVYLPLDPALPASRLAGLVKQSGCQWVLSEEKTRGLAQEIAQGQPVLEREGVLAEGRGEHNPKHEVEPKSLAYVLYTSGSTGVPKGAMIEHRGMKNHLMAKVRDLGMGLEEVVAQVAVQSFDVSVWQFLSALLSGGRTAVFPDESAWEPQKLLKEMGRQGVTLLETVPAHMKLILEELEARPNEYDVSALKWFFLNGEALPAELCQRWFERYPGIPMVNAYGPTECSDDVTHYKMMKAPQQKQGWMPIHGTLPNLQLYVVDEWIQPVPLGVPGELCVGGVGVGRGYLGDAVKTAGSYVPNPFASQAGERLYRTGDLVRCLEDGTLEFLGRNDHQVKIRGIRIELGEIEAALRKHPRVGMCVVVARAEGQGKRLVGYVSAKEAGAQPTGKELTEYLKGQLTAAMVPSAMVVMEALPLTHNGKVDRKALPAPEYGTERAEYVAPRTEMEKKLAGIWQEVLGVPRVGVTDNFFDLGGHSLIAIQVISRVREAARVELPVRALFEEPTVSGLAARLETLAVAGGTSSLPPVVPMPRGEVAPLSYAQQRLWVLGQLEPHSPLYNVPGALRLTGQLNVDALERSLSEIVTRHDALRTTFELEGSQPAQRIGKAGSIPLEVVDLSHLEPGARAVELQRMGGEEARKPFDLGRGPLMRARLLKLEPSEHVLLLTMHHIVSDGWSVGVFFRELGALYGAFSAGQPSPLSALKVQYADYAQWQRQWLKGETLDKHLGYWKKQLAGVEPLDLKTDRPRGPMQGARGDRYLFRLPKELEEGLKALSRKQGTTLFMTLLAGFNALLARYTRQQDIVVGTSVANRGQAEIEELIGFFVNTLALRTQVDGNPRFTELLERVRKVTLEAYTHQEAPFDRVVEAVQPERDLTRTPLFQVAFELQKAPTASLKLEGLTLGLEELTTETSKFDLLLTMIEGPEGLHGGVEYNTELYERKTVERLMSHYQVLLKGAVEQPEKRLWQLPVLGEGERQTVLEKWNQTGREEGPELFCELFEKQVEKTPEAVAVVCGEQALSYRQLNAQANRVAHALKARGAGLEKVVGVVQERGVGYLVSLLGVLKADAVYLPLDPALPASRLAGLVKQSGCQWVLSEEKTRGLAQEIAQGQPVLEREGVLAEGRGEHNPKHEVEPKSLAYVLYTSGSTGVPKGAMIEHRGMKNHLMAKVRDLGMGPEEVVAQVAVQSFDVSVWQFLSALLSGGRTAVFPDESAWEPQKLLKEMGRQGVTLLETVPAHMKLILEELEARPNEYDVSALKWFFLNGEALPAELCQRWFERYPGIPMVNAYGPTECSDDVTHYKMMKAPQQKQGWMPIHGTLPNLQLYVVDEWIQPVPLGVPGELCVGGVGVGRGYLGDAVKTAGSYVPNPFASQAGERLYRTGDLVRCLEDGTLEFLGRNDHQVKIRGIRIELGEIEAALRKHPRVGMCVVVARAEGQGKRLVGYVSAKEAGAQPTGKELTEYLKGQLTAAMVPSAMVVMEALPLTHNGKVDRKALPAPEYGTERAEYVAPRTEMEKKLAGIWQEVLGVPRVGVTDNFFDLGGHSLMAIQIISKVRQELQAELPVVTLFENATVAGIAARLEALPKGAPELEAPPLIAVSRYEDDDEEEEEEE